From Oscillatoria sp. FACHB-1407, one genomic window encodes:
- a CDS encoding NACHT domain-containing protein, protein MTQQSAGSGISFNEADQSFDLIKLQADLESIKCGKVTATDWKYFKGILCGNGVSDISKLCCVQQGTVFNALNKRIKPYLYRLLNRPEPEEERVDWSRVPKWLIEAGYGIGENHRVNWQQICRTMLDRQKKLSTNEVIASEAMQFDLLSDEIFVSLALVERKEPDQLKQDVHPARPVERFEERPPIEYEKFQKQVLRPRKSDRIAIIGEPGAGKTTLLQHIAFWILEQKLGLPIWISLGDLVKNGDLQRLKDYLIQVWLDDAVLNITEDVKSDFLAQLNQQQVWLLLDGVDEIVASSSVALREINSQLRAWSNQSFIILTCRTNVWDADINALRDFQTYRTKELHYPTQVEQFIENGFRKSNPQSSQRLKSELAKPEQTRLQQLVQNPLRLMMLCTTWYDYASLPATKAELYERFVREFYKWNKTKWKRKDLNYEHFPNTEAKQNKLNQALGRLSCRALDKESSPFRLPHNLVVDELGDPDGEGSNFWLALNLGWLQIARDADKPSEKVYIFFHPTFQEYFAALAIDDWDDFLPCNHINQPTRNRKDEYEYRVFSSQWREAIFLWIGLNSKKEDRSKEEFIQKLIHFNDGCRVEKSEKGFYEFQLYFLAAILTLDFYSFPNAQLDEIVDQIIKWGFGYFSNQRQQWFRSLDSVEDEAQRVLSRINHPKVLEALLKLIDGCPDRYIVYSAANVLWKIDPTHPKSKAIPQSVNNETSVIEQIGLLDIEHDPEIPRTVEALIDLITPRQERRARRTFSPSTLAAIFRNNQAAINSLKELIQPSHDQSTRWQIAEILIEIEPDNQSVIQYLIEVMLDSEDEMLFTRIAEILLKAHPNHKVTIQALIDLVCFGRDDYERERTVLILKRVLHIRLLPSVVRQLKEYINDDNLNRGAACFEILWHCAQNMSYPDFYRAWHSSSADIELSTDDLEVKP, encoded by the coding sequence ATGACTCAGCAATCAGCAGGATCTGGAATTAGTTTTAATGAAGCTGACCAGAGCTTTGATTTGATAAAACTTCAGGCTGATTTAGAGTCAATTAAGTGTGGAAAAGTTACAGCAACTGACTGGAAGTATTTCAAAGGTATTCTTTGTGGCAACGGAGTTTCAGATATATCCAAGTTGTGCTGTGTTCAACAAGGAACTGTCTTTAACGCATTAAACAAACGCATTAAACCTTACCTATATCGGCTTCTAAACCGTCCTGAGCCAGAAGAAGAAAGAGTAGATTGGAGCCGTGTTCCGAAGTGGTTGATTGAAGCGGGTTACGGAATCGGAGAAAATCATCGTGTTAACTGGCAGCAAATCTGCCGAACTATGCTCGATCGCCAGAAAAAGCTCAGCACTAATGAGGTGATTGCTTCAGAAGCAATGCAGTTTGACTTACTCAGTGATGAAATTTTTGTATCGTTGGCGTTGGTTGAGCGAAAAGAGCCAGATCAATTGAAGCAAGATGTTCATCCTGCACGTCCGGTTGAACGTTTTGAGGAAAGACCACCGATTGAGTATGAGAAATTTCAGAAACAGGTTTTGCGACCAAGGAAGAGCGATCGCATTGCCATCATTGGTGAACCCGGAGCCGGAAAGACAACGCTTTTACAGCACATTGCTTTTTGGATTCTGGAGCAAAAGCTTGGTTTACCGATTTGGATCTCTCTGGGTGACTTAGTTAAGAATGGTGATTTGCAGCGTCTAAAAGACTACTTGATACAGGTATGGCTAGATGATGCTGTTCTGAATATCACTGAAGACGTTAAATCTGATTTTCTGGCACAGTTGAATCAACAGCAAGTATGGCTATTGCTAGATGGAGTTGATGAAATCGTTGCTTCATCTAGTGTTGCACTACGCGAGATTAATAGCCAGCTTCGGGCTTGGTCAAACCAGTCGTTCATCATTTTGACCTGCCGCACCAATGTTTGGGATGCCGATATCAATGCTCTGCGAGACTTTCAAACCTATCGTACTAAAGAATTGCACTACCCAACTCAAGTAGAACAATTTATTGAGAACGGATTTCGTAAAAGTAATCCACAAAGCAGCCAACGTCTTAAAAGTGAACTCGCTAAGCCTGAACAAACTCGGCTTCAGCAACTTGTGCAAAACCCATTGCGACTAATGATGCTTTGCACAACGTGGTACGACTATGCAAGTTTACCAGCAACTAAAGCTGAGCTATATGAACGGTTTGTTAGGGAGTTTTATAAGTGGAATAAAACTAAATGGAAGAGGAAAGACCTGAACTATGAGCATTTCCCGAATACAGAGGCTAAACAAAACAAGCTTAATCAAGCTCTTGGGCGTTTATCGTGCCGTGCATTAGATAAAGAATCGTCTCCGTTCCGATTGCCGCATAACTTAGTTGTTGATGAACTTGGTGATCCAGATGGGGAGGGATCTAATTTCTGGTTGGCTCTTAATCTTGGTTGGCTTCAAATTGCTAGAGATGCAGATAAACCCTCAGAAAAAGTTTATATATTCTTTCATCCAACTTTTCAAGAGTATTTTGCAGCATTGGCGATTGATGATTGGGATGATTTTCTGCCTTGTAATCATATAAATCAACCTACTAGAAATCGTAAAGACGAGTATGAATATCGAGTTTTTTCTTCTCAGTGGAGGGAAGCAATTTTCTTATGGATAGGATTGAATAGCAAGAAAGAAGATAGATCAAAAGAGGAATTTATTCAAAAATTGATTCACTTTAATGATGGTTGTAGAGTAGAAAAATCTGAAAAAGGATTTTACGAATTTCAGCTATACTTTCTAGCAGCAATCCTTACATTGGATTTTTATAGTTTCCCCAACGCTCAATTAGATGAAATTGTTGATCAAATAATTAAATGGGGCTTTGGGTATTTCAGTAATCAAAGGCAGCAGTGGTTTCGATCTCTTGATTCTGTTGAAGATGAGGCGCAAAGAGTCTTGAGTAGGATTAACCATCCTAAGGTACTGGAAGCTTTATTAAAGTTAATTGATGGCTGTCCAGATAGATATATTGTCTACTCTGCTGCCAATGTTTTATGGAAAATAGACCCTACTCATCCAAAATCAAAAGCAATTCCTCAATCTGTCAATAATGAAACTTCGGTAATTGAGCAGATAGGTTTGTTAGACATAGAGCATGATCCTGAAATTCCTAGAACAGTGGAAGCTTTAATTGATTTAATAACCCCTCGACAAGAGCGCAGAGCTAGACGTACCTTTAGTCCATCTACTTTGGCAGCAATTTTCAGAAATAATCAGGCAGCAATTAACTCACTAAAAGAATTGATTCAGCCTAGTCATGACCAAAGCACGCGATGGCAAATAGCAGAGATTTTAATAGAAATTGAACCGGATAATCAATCAGTAATTCAGTATTTAATAGAAGTAATGTTAGATTCTGAAGATGAAATGCTTTTTACGCGAATTGCAGAAATTTTATTAAAAGCTCACCCAAATCATAAAGTAACGATTCAGGCTCTAATTGATCTGGTCTGTTTTGGACGGGATGATTATGAGCGTGAGAGAACAGTTCTTATATTGAAACGGGTTCTCCATATTAGATTACTCCCCTCAGTGGTTAGACAGCTTAAGGAGTATATAAATGATGATAATTTAAACCGAGGAGCAGCTTGCTTTGAAATTCTTTGGCATTGTGCTCAAAATATGAGCTACCCAGACTTCTATCGAGCGTGGCATAGTTCTTCTGCTGATATTGAATTATCTACAGATGACTTGGAGGTAAAGCCATGA
- a CDS encoding phytochelatin synthase family protein, producing MKLKLTRAIAIRTKLPALLLLSAGLLGGRAIAQTLPLPDELIAFNSPEGSELLLESEARDDFWSLSSQFVTQVNQAYCGVASMVMVLNSLGIPAPESPQYAPYHVFTQENFFDNPATRQVITPEVVARQGMTLAELGGLLSSYAVSVQVYHSQDTTLEAFRQQVAENLDQPGNFVLVNYLRSAIGQERGGHISPIAAYDRESDRFLILDVARYKYPPVWVEAEDLWRAMATVDSTSGKTRGFVLVSRDR from the coding sequence ATGAAACTCAAGCTAACCAGAGCGATCGCAATACGAACAAAACTACCTGCCCTTCTACTGCTGAGTGCAGGACTGCTTGGGGGAAGGGCAATTGCTCAAACACTACCTCTACCAGATGAGCTCATCGCCTTTAATTCACCAGAAGGCAGTGAACTGTTGCTTGAAAGCGAAGCGCGAGACGACTTTTGGAGTCTCAGCAGTCAGTTTGTGACACAGGTAAACCAGGCTTATTGTGGCGTTGCCAGCATGGTCATGGTGTTGAATAGTTTGGGCATTCCTGCGCCAGAATCACCGCAGTATGCGCCCTATCATGTCTTCACGCAAGAAAACTTCTTTGACAATCCCGCGACTCGTCAGGTGATCACTCCTGAAGTAGTGGCTCGGCAGGGCATGACCCTGGCGGAATTAGGGGGGTTGTTATCCAGCTATGCCGTCAGTGTGCAGGTCTATCACAGCCAGGACACAACCTTAGAAGCCTTTCGCCAACAGGTTGCCGAGAATTTAGATCAACCCGGTAACTTTGTCCTTGTCAACTATTTACGCAGTGCGATCGGGCAGGAACGCGGCGGACATATTTCCCCCATTGCAGCTTACGACCGGGAGAGCGATCGCTTCCTGATTTTGGATGTGGCTCGTTACAAATATCCTCCCGTTTGGGTTGAGGCAGAAGACCTGTGGCGGGCAATGGCAACGGTTGATTCCACATCAGGGAAGACACGCGGGTTTGTGTTGGTCAGTCGCGATCGCTAG
- a CDS encoding SGNH/GDSL hydrolase family protein, which produces MASFPLTRRRFVQAVGGASLLTLISCNRQEQTMVTLYTLGDSILDCGRYNEFGVHPGQLLVQNDDRLFPEFQGQDLASRGSARLEHRARDGATVVGLPSQAQGLQVGKKAIAMITVGGNDLLMGLLQDTGSGITAFANALDTFVQQLPIRPVLLGSVYDPTLGDDSRNFSGVDPAIAPRLPR; this is translated from the coding sequence ATGGCTTCATTTCCACTGACACGACGACGATTTGTGCAAGCCGTAGGAGGAGCAAGTCTCCTGACACTCATCAGCTGCAATCGGCAGGAGCAAACCATGGTGACACTCTACACATTGGGAGATTCGATCTTAGATTGCGGACGATATAACGAATTTGGCGTGCATCCGGGGCAATTGCTGGTGCAGAACGACGATCGCCTGTTTCCCGAATTTCAGGGTCAAGACCTCGCCTCACGCGGCTCTGCCCGACTGGAACATCGTGCCCGCGATGGCGCAACGGTTGTGGGGCTTCCCTCCCAGGCTCAAGGATTGCAGGTTGGAAAAAAAGCGATCGCCATGATTACGGTCGGTGGTAACGATTTGTTAATGGGGTTGCTTCAAGATACAGGCTCCGGCATCACAGCCTTTGCCAATGCCCTCGATACGTTTGTGCAGCAGTTACCCATCCGTCCAGTTCTCCTTGGCAGTGTTTATGACCCTACCTTGGGAGACGACAGCCGCAACTTTTCGGGAGTCGATCCGGCGATCGCCCCACGGTTACCCCGGTGA
- the arfB gene encoding alternative ribosome rescue aminoacyl-tRNA hydrolase ArfB encodes MLQISNTVTIPEHEIDMSAVRSQGAGGQNVNKVSTAIHLRFDIGASSLPDRYKERLLQLNDQRITKDGVIVIKSQEHRSQEQNREEALQRLRELIKSAMVVPKPRKPSKPTRSSQKRRLDSKMRRSQIKAMRGKVTDD; translated from the coding sequence ATGCTGCAAATCTCTAATACGGTGACCATTCCAGAACACGAGATCGACATGAGCGCGGTACGCTCTCAAGGGGCAGGTGGGCAGAACGTCAACAAAGTGTCAACTGCAATTCATTTACGGTTTGACATTGGGGCTTCTTCCCTGCCCGATCGCTACAAAGAACGACTGTTGCAACTCAACGACCAGCGCATCACCAAAGATGGAGTGATCGTCATCAAATCTCAGGAACACCGCAGTCAGGAGCAAAATCGGGAAGAGGCGTTACAGCGATTACGAGAGTTGATCAAGAGTGCGATGGTTGTTCCGAAGCCACGCAAGCCGAGTAAACCGACTCGCAGTTCTCAAAAGAGACGGTTGGACAGCAAAATGCGGCGAAGTCAGATCAAAGCCATGCGTGGCAAAGTCACCGATGATTGA
- a CDS encoding nucleotidyltransferase family protein — translation MKTQNIEIPYEKIAHFCQHWQITEFALFGSVLREDFRPDSDIDVLVTFTPDAKRGLSETLQMKDELQAIFGRKVDLLVKAAIERSENWLRRKNILESAQVIYATRQ, via the coding sequence ATGAAAACTCAAAATATTGAGATTCCCTACGAAAAGATTGCTCACTTTTGTCAGCACTGGCAGATCACTGAATTTGCTCTCTTTGGTTCTGTACTGCGCGAAGACTTTCGTCCTGACAGCGATATTGACGTGTTAGTTACCTTTACTCCAGATGCTAAACGAGGCTTGTCTGAAACTCTACAAATGAAAGACGAATTACAAGCTATCTTTGGTCGAAAGGTTGATTTGCTTGTGAAAGCTGCGATCGAACGCAGCGAGAACTGGTTACGACGCAAGAATATTTTGGAATCTGCACAGGTGATTTATGCCACGCGACAATGA
- a CDS encoding pentapeptide repeat-containing protein, with the protein MNVEELKQRYAAGERDFSIADLKGAVLEGINLSGAVLHGAMLDGANLQRANLSQADLSGATLKGANLTQADLSSANLNDAILDEAILEEAILDHTLLNQADLKAADLQKAALSEADLSEADLTGANLVEADLSQADLETADLHEANLRRAVLEDANLSGANLAEAMVEGTLLDDENPGSTR; encoded by the coding sequence ATGAACGTAGAAGAACTCAAGCAACGATATGCTGCTGGAGAGCGAGATTTTAGTATCGCTGACCTCAAAGGAGCAGTGCTTGAAGGCATTAATCTGAGCGGTGCAGTTCTACATGGAGCCATGTTGGATGGAGCGAACTTGCAACGAGCCAATCTGAGTCAAGCCGATTTAAGTGGAGCTACTTTGAAGGGAGCAAACCTGACTCAAGCCGATTTGAGCAGTGCAAATTTGAATGATGCAATTCTGGATGAGGCAATTTTAGAAGAAGCAATTCTCGATCACACTCTCTTAAACCAAGCTGACTTAAAGGCAGCAGACCTGCAAAAAGCAGCTCTCAGCGAAGCAGATTTAAGCGAAGCAGACCTGACGGGAGCCAATTTAGTTGAAGCCGATTTGAGTCAAGCCGATTTAGAAACGGCTGACTTGCATGAGGCTAACTTGAGACGGGCGGTGTTAGAAGATGCAAATTTGAGTGGTGCAAATCTAGCCGAGGCCATGGTAGAGGGAACTCTGCTAGACGATGAAAATCCGGGTTCAACACGCTAA
- a CDS encoding DHH family phosphoesterase produces the protein MPFTTTPSTSDLDSAIHAFQTFVDRIPKTASVVVIHDSDADGVTAGVVWQRAFERAGFEHVTRVIPDRERNAWTPANRERITAAKPDFLFVMDLGSQAEPILAGVPTCFIDHHYPEGAPAGDTLITAYTWNPIPNTSWLVWHLCQHVADVSDLDWIAAIGTLSDLGEKAPFELLTDAKRKYTAKYLKEATALINASRRAAHYRPEIAAIALLTHSDPKSLVNSQSADVEQLRHD, from the coding sequence GTGCCTTTTACCACGACACCTTCTACATCTGATTTAGATAGTGCAATTCACGCCTTTCAAACCTTTGTCGATCGCATCCCTAAAACTGCTTCCGTCGTGGTTATCCACGACTCTGATGCTGATGGTGTAACCGCAGGAGTCGTGTGGCAGCGTGCCTTTGAACGGGCAGGCTTTGAGCACGTCACTCGCGTCATTCCCGATCGCGAACGCAATGCCTGGACACCCGCCAACCGGGAACGAATTACTGCTGCAAAACCAGACTTTCTATTTGTGATGGATTTGGGCAGTCAAGCAGAACCCATCCTGGCGGGAGTGCCCACCTGTTTTATTGACCATCACTACCCGGAAGGTGCGCCAGCAGGGGATACTCTCATCACTGCCTACACCTGGAACCCGATTCCCAATACGTCCTGGTTGGTATGGCATCTGTGCCAGCACGTTGCGGATGTGTCTGACTTAGATTGGATTGCTGCCATTGGAACACTCAGCGATTTGGGAGAGAAAGCCCCCTTTGAACTGCTAACTGATGCAAAGCGCAAATATACAGCGAAGTATCTGAAGGAAGCGACTGCACTGATTAACGCTTCTCGTCGGGCGGCTCACTATCGACCTGAAATAGCCGCGATCGCCCTCCTTACCCACTCCGACCCCAAATCCCTGGTTAACTCTCAAAGTGCGGACGTTGAGCAACTGCGGCACGACTGA
- a CDS encoding DUF3891 family protein has product MLHRTHGHDRICITQPTHAWVSGQLAQVWGNEQFGAIAPFEAVCLGAEQHDIGWIPWETAPTLNPNTGYPHSFNEIAPEIHTQLWAGAKHLAMPMGRYAALLISLHGTGLYERFTHWKKSPDSIRIVEAFLKQEREFQQTLIHHLEQDPAYAPYVTAEAITRNQHLVATFDALSLAICMGMTGQRQIEQVPTAIGETTLTLMPLAEDSTQLSVEPWCFQPEQVTVVFEGRILQEKATDEPTLRDRLANAPWITLTATLQPTSRH; this is encoded by the coding sequence ATGTTGCACCGTACTCATGGTCATGATCGGATTTGTATCACCCAACCCACCCATGCCTGGGTATCTGGGCAGTTAGCTCAGGTTTGGGGTAATGAACAGTTCGGTGCGATCGCCCCCTTTGAAGCGGTGTGCCTGGGTGCAGAACAGCACGATATTGGTTGGATTCCCTGGGAAACGGCTCCAACCCTCAATCCCAATACAGGCTATCCCCACAGTTTTAACGAAATTGCACCGGAAATTCACACTCAACTGTGGGCAGGGGCAAAACACCTGGCAATGCCAATGGGACGATATGCGGCGTTGCTCATCTCCCTGCATGGAACGGGATTATACGAACGCTTTACCCACTGGAAAAAATCGCCAGACTCGATACGAATAGTGGAAGCATTTCTGAAGCAGGAAAGGGAATTTCAGCAGACCTTAATTCATCACCTGGAGCAAGACCCCGCTTACGCACCCTATGTGACAGCAGAGGCAATCACTCGCAATCAACACCTGGTTGCGACCTTCGATGCCTTGTCGCTTGCCATTTGCATGGGTATGACCGGACAGCGACAGATTGAACAGGTGCCAACTGCAATCGGGGAAACAACGTTGACACTGATGCCGCTTGCGGAGGACTCAACCCAGTTGTCGGTAGAACCGTGGTGTTTTCAACCGGAACAGGTAACGGTGGTCTTTGAGGGGCGAATTCTACAAGAGAAAGCGACTGATGAGCCAACCCTGCGCGATCGCCTCGCCAACGCCCCCTGGATTACCCTCACGGCAACGCTTCAGCCAACGTCGAGGCATTAA
- a CDS encoding HepT-like ribonuclease domain-containing protein, with protein sequence MPRDNESLIDIERSIQRILRYSNGINRIDLDHDDEKVSAILYQITIIGEATKRLSQEFREQYSEIPWRDVAGMRDVIVHKYDQVDLDVVWDVIQNKVPELLVLLQPLLPRENS encoded by the coding sequence ATGCCACGCGACAATGAATCGTTAATTGACATTGAGCGTTCTATCCAACGAATCTTACGTTACTCCAACGGCATTAATCGAATTGATCTCGATCATGATGATGAGAAAGTATCTGCTATTCTCTACCAAATTACAATCATTGGTGAAGCAACTAAACGTCTATCTCAAGAGTTCCGTGAGCAGTATTCGGAAATTCCCTGGCGAGACGTTGCAGGAATGCGCGACGTAATTGTCCATAAGTACGATCAGGTTGATTTGGATGTTGTTTGGGATGTAATTCAGAACAAAGTGCCCGAATTGCTGGTTCTGTTGCAACCTCTTCTACCTAGAGAAAATTCATAG
- a CDS encoding DHH family phosphoesterase, protein MDAARKVAPIFAGKVALLRLNSPCQVHPLIAQSWRGRLPNYVVIAANEGYIPNRVNFSARSNSINVLEFLRSYDIGEGEGNYGHGHDQASGGSLPRDRWQQLLTQFGFSNGA, encoded by the coding sequence TTGGATGCTGCCCGTAAGGTTGCGCCCATTTTTGCCGGAAAGGTTGCCCTACTGCGGCTCAACTCTCCCTGTCAGGTTCATCCCCTGATCGCCCAAAGCTGGCGGGGGCGATTGCCTAATTACGTTGTGATTGCTGCGAATGAGGGCTACATTCCCAATCGAGTGAATTTCTCGGCGCGATCGAACTCTATCAACGTTCTGGAGTTTCTGCGGTCTTACGATATTGGGGAAGGCGAAGGCAATTATGGTCATGGTCACGACCAGGCATCGGGGGGAAGCTTGCCGCGCGATCGCTGGCAGCAATTACTCACCCAGTTTGGCTTTTCCAATGGAGCTTGA
- a CDS encoding carotenoid oxygenase family protein: protein MTLPWETTAATFRESIRRSPHGYPGEPVFVAAPNATSEDEGVVLSVVLDTQTENSFLLVLDAQSWNELARVQLP, encoded by the coding sequence ATGACCCTACCTTGGGAGACGACAGCCGCAACTTTTCGGGAGTCGATCCGGCGATCGCCCCACGGTTACCCCGGTGAGCCTGTATTTGTTGCCGCACCCAATGCCACATCTGAAGATGAAGGAGTCGTTCTATCCGTCGTGCTAGACACGCAAACAGAGAACTCTTTCTTATTAGTGTTAGATGCTCAATCCTGGAATGAGCTTGCCAGAGTCCAGTTACCTTAA
- a CDS encoding alpha/beta hydrolase yields the protein MKLNRKRFWLLVLAILLILTSWFGIVSARSGLQVRSFQREGIPLIYVAPQRAEAVPGVLIAHGFAGSKQLMLGYAHVLAHAGYAVLLWDFDGHGANPTRLQRYELERNLDVALQALLEQPEVNPDRLAVLGHSMGSGIAMTAALQGGDRFAATVAVSPTGADVTPQTPRNLQLQAGSGEGRFISNAERLLAQAGGENTNLAAGEGRELVIVPGVEHITILFSDNSHQAALRWFDATFGRVHSSQYADRRMAWYGLHLLGWIAALAAVAPLLREADTTTMRIPPVRRWAGLLISPMIAVTGLVLLSQRVDLQNLGGVQVGGAVGVWFLIAGLAWLGMLARLPRLTLRTVGLGIVLFAVLWIALGAMAQVVWLQWWLIPIRLRIWLPLAVACLPWFLASGIVQQNIGVGKRVLWWLAQSVILIGGFGLTLQFLPQLGFMFLLLPLFPPLIGILSLVAGFLNRAWVYAIASSLFFGWLLAAGFPLSA from the coding sequence GTGAAACTAAACCGTAAACGCTTTTGGCTTTTGGTGCTGGCAATTTTGTTAATCCTCACCTCCTGGTTTGGAATTGTGTCAGCCCGATCCGGATTACAAGTGCGATCGTTCCAGCGAGAAGGCATTCCCCTGATCTATGTCGCTCCTCAACGGGCAGAGGCTGTTCCAGGAGTGTTGATTGCTCATGGTTTTGCGGGTTCCAAACAGTTGATGTTGGGATATGCTCATGTGTTAGCTCACGCTGGATATGCCGTTTTGTTATGGGACTTTGATGGACATGGCGCAAACCCCACTCGCCTACAGCGGTATGAGTTGGAACGCAATCTAGATGTTGCTCTACAAGCCTTGTTAGAGCAACCGGAAGTGAATCCCGATCGCCTCGCGGTTTTGGGACACTCTATGGGCAGTGGGATTGCAATGACTGCTGCACTTCAGGGGGGCGATCGCTTTGCGGCAACGGTTGCCGTTTCTCCAACAGGAGCAGATGTAACTCCCCAAACGCCCCGCAATCTTCAGTTGCAGGCAGGGAGTGGAGAAGGCAGGTTTATCTCTAACGCTGAACGACTGCTGGCTCAGGCAGGTGGGGAAAATACCAATCTAGCCGCAGGTGAGGGACGAGAACTGGTGATTGTTCCCGGTGTGGAACACATCACCATTCTGTTTAGTGACAACAGCCATCAAGCTGCATTGCGGTGGTTCGATGCAACATTCGGGCGAGTCCACTCCAGTCAGTATGCCGATCGCCGCATGGCTTGGTATGGTTTACATCTGCTGGGCTGGATTGCAGCATTAGCCGCAGTGGCTCCATTGCTCAGGGAAGCGGACACGACAACGATGCGAATTCCTCCCGTTCGGCGATGGGCAGGTTTACTCATCTCGCCGATGATAGCCGTGACAGGACTGGTACTCCTTAGCCAGAGGGTTGACCTGCAAAACCTGGGCGGGGTTCAGGTGGGTGGAGCGGTGGGAGTCTGGTTTCTCATCGCTGGATTAGCCTGGTTGGGTATGCTGGCGCGGTTGCCTCGTCTCACTCTCCGCACTGTTGGTTTGGGAATCGTCTTGTTTGCCGTTCTCTGGATCGCCCTTGGTGCCATGGCACAAGTGGTGTGGCTTCAGTGGTGGTTGATTCCAATTCGTTTGAGAATCTGGCTACCACTGGCAGTGGCTTGCCTTCCCTGGTTTCTCGCCTCTGGCATCGTGCAACAGAATATCGGAGTGGGCAAACGAGTCCTCTGGTGGTTAGCCCAGAGCGTCATCCTGATAGGTGGATTTGGGCTGACGCTTCAATTTCTGCCTCAGTTGGGCTTTATGTTCTTATTGTTGCCGTTGTTTCCACCCCTGATCGGCATTCTATCTCTAGTTGCCGGGTTTCTAAACCGAGCGTGGGTGTATGCGATCGCCTCATCTCTGTTTTTTGGTTGGCTCCTGGCAGCAGGTTTTCCGCTGTCAGCTTAA